The Daucus carota subsp. sativus chromosome 2, DH1 v3.0, whole genome shotgun sequence genome includes a window with the following:
- the LOC108209726 gene encoding probably inactive leucine-rich repeat receptor-like protein kinase At3g28040 gives MKMMKMMGYFEIMLVLATFLTGLKSQETLRLLNDDILGLIVFKTDLSDPFSHLDSWNQDDASPCSWSYVQCDPVTGRVSGLLLEGLGLSGKIGRGLQKLQHLKVLSMSMNNISGAISPELGLIPSLETLDLSKNSLSGSIDPSSLTNLVSSVRFLDFSENQLSGPLPDNLFENCSSLRSLSLAGNSFQGPIPSTLTECRSLNYLNLSNNHFSGNLNFVSGFWTLNRLRVLDLSHNALTGPVPNGVAAIHYLKELKLQGNQFSGSVPADIGLCPHLIKLDLCDNVFTGTLPNSLQRLKSLKYLSICKNMLDGDFPEWIGEMSSLEYIDFSSNGFKGFLPSSIGDLKSLTYLSLADNSINGSIPVSLFSLGLSQVDLSGNELSGSIPSASSKLFESLEVMDLSANQLTQNIPEEMGLFSKLRYLNLSYNNLESRIPPELGYSQNLTVLDLSYSAFFGSIPGDICDSGSLGILQLDGNSLTGPVPEAIGNCSSLYLLSLSHNNLSNSIPRSISKLKRLKILKLEYNELSGEIPQELGKMENLLAVNISYNKLIGRLPVGGIFPSLNPSALNGNLGICSPLLKGPCKMNSPKPLVIDPFSYGYQNGGENTEDASKRPKEYPQHKFLSVSAIISISAAVLIAAGVLVISLLNISARRRLTFIENSLESFCSSSTRSGTTLSSGKLIWFNSKTSPDWNLSAEMLLNKATEIGGGVFGTVYRASFGDNGRNVAAIKKLATSNIIQSQEDFDREVRILGKARHPNLVELRGYYWTPDLKLLVTNYEQNGSLQAKLQESPPLSWSNRFKIIMGTAKGLAHLHHSFRPPIIHYNIKPSNILLDENLNPKLSDFGLTRLLRKLENHVVSNRFKSALGYVAPELACQSLRVNEKCDIYGFGVLILELVTGRRPVEYGEDNVVVLNDHVRILLEQGNVLDCVDPGMSDYPEDEVSPVLKLALVCTSHVPSDRPSMSDVVQILQVIKAPVPSRM, from the exons atgaagatgatgaagatgatgggcTATTTTGAAATAATGTTGGTTCTGGCAACTTTCTTGACTGGTTTAAAAAGCCAGGAAACACTTAGACTactcaatgatgacattctggGCCTAATTGTGTTCAAAACAGATCTCAGTGACCCGTTTTCGCACCTGGATTCGTGGAACCAGGATGATGCATCACCGTGTTCTTGGAGCTATGTGCAGTGTGATCCGGTTACAGGCCGTGTTTCTGGTTTATTACTTGAGGGATTAGGCTTATCAGGAAAAATTGGTAGAGGACTTCAGAAGTTGCAGCATCTTAAGGTATTGTCGATGTCCATGAATAATATTAGTGGTGCCATTAGTCCTGAATTAGGGCTCATTCCTAGTCTTGAAACACTTGACCTCAGTAAGAATAGCCTTTCGGGTAGTATTGATCCCAGTTCTTTGACAAATTTGGTGAGTTCAGTAAGGTTTcttgatttttcagaaaatCAACTCTCAGGGCCTTTACCTGATAATCTGTTTGAAAATTGTTCGTCTCTTCGTTCACTTTCATTAGCTGGAAATTCTTTTCAGGGTCCAATTCCTAGCACACTTACTGAATGTAGGTCTTTGAATTACCTTAATCTTTCCAACAACCATTTTTCTGGAAACCTCAATTTTGTTTCAGGATTTTGGACACTTAATAGGCTTCGAGTTCTTGATCTTTCACACAATGCACTAACAGGGCCTGTCCCGAATGGTGTTGCAGCTATACATTACCTAAAAGAGCTCAAGTTGCAAGGGAATCAGTTCTCAGGATCAGTACCAGCTGATATTGGGCTATGTCCGCACTTGATTAAGCTAGATTTGTGTGACAATGTGTTTACAGGAACACTCCCAAACTCACTGCAAAGGCTCAAGTCCTTGAAATATTTGAGCATATGCAAAAATATGCTGGACGGAGATTTTCCTGAATGGATAGGTGAAATGAGCAGCCTTGAATACATAGATTTTTCAAGTAATGGTTTCAAGGGGTTTTTGCCTTCATCAATCGGTGATCTCAAGTCCCTGACTTACTTAAGTCTAGCTGATAATTCAATCAATGGTAGCATACCTGTGAGCTTATTTTCCTTGGGACTAAGCCAAGTGGATTTATCAGGGAACGAATTGAGTGGTTCAATTCCTTCTGCTTCAAGTAAATTGTTTGAGTCTCTTGAAGTGATGGATCTTTCAGCGAACCAGCTGACACAAAATATTCCAGAAGAAATGGGCTTATTCTCAAAGTTGAGATACTTGAACTTGTCATATAACAATCTGGAGTCAAGAATTCCTCCCGAGCTTGGTTACTCTCAAAATCTAACCGTGTTAGATCTGAGTTACAGTGCCTTTTTTGGATCAATCCCTGGTGATATATGTGATTCAGGCAGCCTCGGGATTTTGCAGTTGGATGGGAATTCTTTGACAGGTCCAGTTCCTGAAGCGATTGGAAACTGCTCGTCTCTTTACTTGTT GAGCTTGTCTCACAATAATCTGAGTAATTCCATTCCAAGATCAATTTCAAAGCTGAAAAGGCTCAAAATTCTGAAACTAGAGTACAATGAGCTGAGTGGAGAGATACCACAAGAGCTTGGCAAAATGGAAAATCTTCTTGCAGTCAATATATCCTACAACAAGTTAATAGGCAGACTTCCTGTCGGTGGAATATTTCCAAGCTTAAATCCAAGTGCTTTGAATGGAAATTTAGGTATTTGTTCACCATTGTTAAAGGGTCCTTGTAAGATGAATTCCCCCAAGCCTCTAGTGATTGATCCATTTTCATATGGCTATCAAAATGGTGGGGAGAACACGGAGGATGCCTCGAAAAGACCCAAAGAATATCCTCAACACAAGTTTCTCAGTGTGTCCGCTATTATTTCCATATCAGCTGCAGTTCTTATTGCAGCAGGAGTGTTAGTGATAAGCTTGCTTAACATATCTGCTCGGAGGAGGCTTACGTTTATAGAGAATTCTCTGGAAAGCTTTTGCTCGAGCTCAACAAGGTCTGGGACTACATTGTCCTCAGGAAAACTCATTTGGTTTAATTCAAAAACATCACCAGACTGGAATTTAAGTGCTGAAATGTTGCTTAACAAGGCTACTGAAATTGGTGGAGGAGTTTTTGGAACAGTTTACAGGGCTTCATTTGGAGACAATGGAAGAAATGTGGCTGCAATCAAAAAACTTGCAACATCAAACATAATTCAGAGCCAAGAAGATTTTGACCGAGAAGTCCGAATCTTGGGGAAAGCAAGACACCCTAATCTGGTAGAACTGAGAGGGTATTACTGGACACCTGATTTGAAACTGCTGGTAACAAATTATGAACAAAATGGAAGCTTACAGGCTAAACTTCAAGAATCACCTCCACTTTCTTGGTCCAACAGATTCAAAATCATTATGGGTACAGCTAAAGGCCTTGCCCATTTGCACCATTCCTTCCGGCCCCCAATAATTCATTACAACATCAAGCCAAGCAACATTCTACTAGATGAAAATCTGAACCCGAAACTCTCAGATTTCGGGCTAACAAGGCTGTTGAGGAAACTTGAAAACCATGTTGTGAGTAACAGGTTTAAAAGTGCATTAGGCTATGTGGCACCAGAATTAGCTTGTCAGAGCTTAAGGGTCAATGAGAAATGTGACATTTATGGATTTGGAGTACTGATACTTGAGCTAGTGACCGGACGAAGACCGGTTGAGTATGGAGAAGACAATGTGGTAGTACTAAATGATCATGTTAGAATATTGCTGGAGCAGGGGAATGTGTTGGACTGTGTTGATCCAGGCATGAGTGATTATCCAGAGGACGAGGTTTCTCCGGTTCTTAAGTTGGCTCTGGTGTGTACTTCTCATGTGCCATCAGACAGGCCTTCGATGTCGGATGTGGTGCAGATTCTGCAGGTTATCAAGGCCCCAGTGCCATCAAGAATGTAG
- the LOC108206780 gene encoding small ribosomal subunit protein eS27y translates to MTLSNDIDLLHPPADVEKRKHKLKRLVQTPNSFFMDVKCQGCFNITTVFSHSQTVVVCGNCQTVLCQPTGGRARLTEGSSFRRKSD, encoded by the exons ATG ACTCTATCAAACGATATTGATTTGTTGCACCCACCTGCTGATGTTGAGAAAAGGAAGCACAAGCTCAAGCGCCTTGTTCAGACCCCCAATTCATTCTTCATG GATGTGAAATGTCAAGGCTGCTTTAACAT TACTACTGTGTTTAGCCACTCCCAAACTGTTGTGGTTTGTGGAAACTGTCAGACAGTGTTGTGTCAGCCTACCGGAGGCCGTGCTCGGCTCACAGAGGGATCCTCTTTCAGGAGGAAGAGTGATTGA
- the LOC108205676 gene encoding ATP-dependent DNA helicase 2 subunit KU70 — protein MELDPDEVFADDEDELESASYQGKEATKELVVYLVDASPKMFSTTCQSDNGDDESHFHVAVSCIAQCLKTQIINSSYDELAICFFNTREKKNIQDLNGVYVFNVADREYLDRPTARLIKEFDYIEESFSKLIGSQYGILAGSRNNSLYNALWVAQALLRKGSTKTADKRILLFTNEDDPFGSINGITKKDMIRTTLQRAKDAQELGISIELLPLNRPNEEFNASHFYAELLGLEDDDLNQFMPSALMRFNDLKNQLRKRIFKKRKVRRITFTIANALSIELNTYALIRPTVPGQITWLDSVTNLPLKTERSFVCTDTGTLLQEPPKQSQSYKNEDIKFSSHELSEIKRISTGHLRLLGFKPLSCLKDYHNLRPSTFLFPSDEEVAGSTCVFIALHKSMLKLKRYAVAFYGSSTHPQLVALIAQDEILTGGGQVEPPGMHMIYLPYSDDIRHTEEVHTYTGGTAPRATDDHVKKATALMRRIDLKEFSVCQFANPALQRHYAMVQAMALDEDEVPEIADETLPDAEGMARPGVVKALEEFKLSIYGENYEEEVDLAVGGKGNALAKKRKAEDAAKESTNYDWSELADNGKLKDLTVPELKLYLTAHSLPVAGKKELLINRILSHLGK, from the exons ATGGAATTAGACCCAGATGAGGTGTTTGCAGACGATGAAGATGAGCTTGAAAGTGCTTCGTACCAG GGAAAAGAAGCAACTAAAGAACTGGTTGTTTATCTGGTCGATGCTTCCCCCAAAATGTTCAGCACTACTTGTCAATCG GATAATGGGGATGATGAATCCCATTTTCATGTCGCTGTAAGTTGTATTGCGCAGTGTCTAAAGACTCAAATTATTAACAGCTCTTACGATGAGTTGGCCATATGCTTCTTCAATACT AGAGAGAAGAAGAATATCCAAGATCTAAACGGAGTATATGTATTTAATGTGGCTGATCGTGAGTACTTGGACAGACCAACAGCGAGGCTTATTAAAGAATTTGATTACATAGAAG AATCGTTTAGCAAACTAATTGGGAGTCAGTATGGTATATTAGCCGGGTCTAGGAATAATTCTCTTTACAATGCTCTTTGGGTTGCTCAGGCACTTCTGCGCAAAGG gtctactaaaACAGCTGATAAACGAATACTCTTGTTTACAAATGAAGATGATCCATTTGGAAGTATCAACGGAATAACAAAGAAGGATATGATAAGAACTACGTTGCAGCGAGCCAAA GATGCTCAAGAACTTGGCATCTCAATTGAACTTCTCCCCTTAAATAGGCCAAATGAAGAGTTCAATGCTTCTCACTTCTATGCT GAATTACTTGGACTAGAGGACGATGATCTAAATCAGTTTATGCCCTCAGCATTGATGAG GTTTAATGATCTGAAAAATCAACTGAGGAAGCGCATATTTAAGAAACGTAAAGTCCGGAGAATCACATTTACAATTGCCAATGCCTTATCCATTGAACTCAATACATATGCTCTGATCCGTCCAACTGTTCCAG GGCAAATTACCTGGCTTGATTCTGTCACTAATCTTCCCTTGAAG ACTGAAAGGTCATTTGTTTGTACGGATACTGGAACGTTATTGCAAGAGCCTCCAAAGCAAAGTCAATCTTACAAGAA TGAGGATATTAAATTTTCTTCACACGAGCTTTCAGAAATCAAGCGTATCTCTACTGGTCATCTTCGTCTATTAGGTTTCAAGCCTTTGAGTTGCTTAAAGGATTATCACAATCTGAGGCCATCAACGTTTCTTTTTCCTAGTGATGAG GAAGTGGCTGGAAGTACATGTGTCTTTATTGCTCTCCACAAGTCTATGCTTAAGCTCAAGCG TTATGCAGTTGCATTTTATGGAAGTTCTACCCATCCTCAGTTGGTTGCCCTCATTGCACAA GATGAGATACTTACTGGTGGTGGTCAGGTTGAGCCTCCAGGAATGCACATGATATACCTTCCTTATTCTGATGACATACGACATACTGAGGAG GTTCATACATATACAGGTGGCACAGCTCCTCGAGCAACTGATGACCATGTTAAAAAAGCCACTGCTTTAATGAGACGCATAGACCTGAAAGAGTTCTCAGTATGCCAGTTCGCTAATCCTG CCTTACAGAGACACTACGCAATGGTCCAAGCTATGGCACTTGATGAAGATGAGGTGCCTGAGATAGCAGATGAAACTCTTCCAGATGCCGAAGGCATGGCTAG ACCCGGAGTTGTTAAAGCATTGGAAGAATTTAAACTTTCTATATATGGAGAGAACTACGAGGAAGAGGTTGACTTAGCTGTTGGGGGAAAGGGAAATGCACTTGCCAAGAAAAGGAAAGCTGAAGATGCTGCCAAGGAGTCTACTAACTATGATTGGTCCGAATTAGCAGACAATGGAAAG tTGAAGGATTTAACTGTGCCAGAACTGAAGTTGTATCTAACGGCCCATAGCCTTCCTGTGGCTGGGAAAAAGGAATTACTGATCAATAGGATTCTATCACACCTGGGCAAATGA
- the LOC108208452 gene encoding two-component response regulator ORR10 → MESVATDIQFHVLAVDDSILDRKLIERLLKTSSYHVTAVDSGIKALEFLGLQGDDEHLNKDLPPFTLNHYHQVEVNLIITDYFMPGMTGYDLLRKIKESTLLKDIPVVIMSSENEPSRINRCLEQGAEEFFLKPVQLSDVNKLKPHLLRNKIEQVQLSDHKRKSDEVRVSLHRRTKYEAPELLSKDEQQISGYKDRGFFTSSINQFN, encoded by the exons ATGGAGTCTGTAGCTACTGATATTCAGTTCCATGTGCTGGCTGTTGATGATAGCATTCTTGATAGGAAGTTGATTGAAAGGCTTCTTAAGACATCTTCTTATCATG TCACTGCTGTGGATTCTGGAATAAAAGCTCTAGAGTTTCTGGGATTGCAGGGTGATGATGAGCATTTGAATAAAGATTTGCCGCCTTTCACTTTGAACCACTACCATCAA GTAGAGGTGAATCTAATTATCACTGATTATTTCATGCCTGGAATGACTGGTTATGATCTTCTAAGAAAGATCAAGGAATCTACGTTACTGAAAGACATACCAGTCGTGATCATGTCCTCGGAGAATGAACCTTCAAGAATTAACAG ATGCTTGGAACAAGGAGCAGAGGAGTTCTTCCTTAAGCCAGTTCAGTTGTCGGATGTTAATAAACTAAAACCCCATCTATTGAGGAACAAAATCGAACAAGTGCAACTCAGTGATCATAAGAGAAAGAGCGATGAAGTACGCGTTTCCCTCCATAGAAGGACAAAATATGAGGCGCCTGAATTGTTGTCTAAAGATGAGCAACAGATTTCAGGATATAAGGATCGTGGCTTTTTTACTTCCTCTATTAATCAGTTTAACTAA